A region of Rhodospirillales bacterium DNA encodes the following proteins:
- a CDS encoding FkbM family methyltransferase — translation MTSLNRLRQLYRCVRSFGAPAGVRVWWTLGRPGRGLSVDAARAVRVPGLPHPIWLRPGTSDIANFEQVFLRRAYELDGCPQEAALDAEATRLGPAAVIVDGGANIGLSSIRFAARFPQATVFAVEPAACNLEMIRRNAAGYANIVPVAAALWDRPTTVVIVNPAAEPWQYAVDEAPAATRGALPTVTIDEVIARIPNGEPLIVKLIVEGAEKAIFRAPTPWLARVRHVIFMPNDWARRGGGAGAAAMRALAAQPFDWAVKGLCVFCFRAPS, via the coding sequence ATGACGTCGCTCAATCGCCTGCGCCAACTCTACCGATGCGTGCGCTCGTTCGGCGCGCCGGCGGGAGTGCGCGTCTGGTGGACGCTGGGGCGTCCGGGGCGCGGTCTGTCGGTCGACGCGGCGCGCGCCGTGCGCGTTCCCGGACTGCCGCATCCGATCTGGCTGCGGCCGGGCACGTCGGATATCGCCAATTTCGAGCAGGTCTTCCTGCGCCGCGCCTACGAGCTGGACGGCTGCCCGCAGGAGGCCGCGCTGGACGCCGAGGCGACGAGGCTCGGTCCGGCGGCGGTGATCGTCGATGGCGGCGCCAATATCGGCCTGTCGTCGATCAGGTTCGCCGCGCGCTTCCCGCAGGCCACGGTGTTCGCGGTCGAGCCTGCGGCGTGCAATCTCGAGATGATCCGTCGCAACGCCGCCGGCTACGCCAACATCGTGCCGGTTGCCGCCGCGCTGTGGGACCGGCCGACCACGGTGGTGATCGTCAACCCCGCCGCCGAACCGTGGCAGTACGCCGTCGACGAGGCGCCGGCGGCGACCCGGGGCGCGCTGCCGACGGTGACGATCGACGAGGTCATCGCGCGGATCCCGAACGGCGAGCCGCTGATCGTGAAGCTGATCGTCGAGGGCGCCGAGAAGGCCATCTTCCGGGCGCCGACGCCTTGGCTGGCGCGGGTGCGCCACGTGATCTTCATGCCCAACGACTGGGCCCGCCGCGGTGGCGGCGCCGGCGCCGCCGCCATGCGGGCGCTGGCGGCGCAGCCCTTCGACTGGGCCGTGAAGGGCCTGTGCGTTTTCTGCTTCCGCGCGCCGTCGTGA